From a single Shewanella donghaensis genomic region:
- the fabF gene encoding beta-ketoacyl-ACP synthase II, translating to MSKRRVVITGLGLVTPVGNDVDTTWQSLLAGKSGIAPITKFDATEYGTRFSGSVKDFDVEQYLSRKDARKMDLFIQYGMAAGIQAINDSGLDMAQENPSRVGTAVGAGMGGLPLIEKNHSALLSGGPRKVSPFFVPSTIINMISGHLSIKYGMTGPNFAVTTACTTGVHNIGFAARTIAYGDADVMVAGGAEDVTCPIAVAGFGSAKALSTRNDDPTAASRPWDKDRDGFVIGDGAGVMVMEEYEHAKARGAKIYAELVGFGMSGDAFHMTSPPADGAGAAAAMVNAINDAKIENESVGYINAHGTSTPAGDKAEVAAVKSVFGAHAYDLLVSSTKSMTGHLLGAAGSVEAIITILALRDQIVPPTLNLDNPDEGCDLDFVAHKAKAHNFDYALCNSFGFGGTNGSLLFKKLES from the coding sequence GTGTCTAAACGTCGTGTTGTCATTACAGGCTTAGGACTAGTTACTCCAGTGGGTAACGATGTCGATACTACTTGGCAATCTTTATTAGCTGGTAAAAGTGGTATTGCACCCATTACCAAATTTGATGCAACTGAATACGGAACACGTTTCAGTGGCTCGGTAAAAGATTTTGACGTCGAACAATACTTGTCTCGCAAAGATGCGCGTAAAATGGATTTATTTATCCAATACGGCATGGCAGCAGGTATTCAAGCGATTAATGACTCTGGTCTTGATATGGCGCAAGAAAACCCTTCTCGCGTCGGAACTGCAGTTGGCGCAGGCATGGGCGGCTTACCATTAATCGAGAAAAATCATAGTGCATTATTAAGTGGCGGACCTCGAAAAGTCTCTCCATTTTTTGTTCCAAGCACCATCATTAATATGATTTCAGGTCACTTATCGATTAAATACGGTATGACAGGACCTAATTTCGCCGTCACAACAGCTTGTACTACTGGTGTTCATAATATTGGTTTCGCTGCACGAACCATTGCTTACGGCGATGCCGATGTGATGGTTGCTGGCGGTGCAGAAGATGTTACATGTCCAATCGCAGTAGCTGGTTTTGGTTCTGCTAAAGCACTATCAACCCGCAATGACGACCCAACAGCTGCAAGTCGCCCTTGGGATAAAGACCGTGATGGTTTTGTTATCGGTGACGGCGCTGGCGTTATGGTGATGGAAGAATACGAACATGCAAAAGCACGCGGCGCTAAAATATATGCTGAATTAGTTGGCTTTGGTATGAGTGGTGATGCTTTTCATATGACATCTCCACCAGCTGATGGTGCAGGCGCTGCTGCGGCAATGGTTAATGCCATTAATGATGCCAAAATAGAGAATGAATCTGTGGGTTACATTAATGCTCATGGCACATCGACACCTGCAGGAGATAAAGCTGAAGTTGCTGCAGTGAAGTCGGTATTTGGCGCTCATGCTTATGATTTACTGGTGAGCTCAACTAAGTCGATGACAGGGCATTTATTAGGCGCTGCAGGCTCTGTTGAAGCGATTATCACGATTCTCGCATTACGCGATCAAATTGTACCGCCAACGCTTAATTTGGATAACCCAGATGAAGGTTGTGATTTAGATTTTGTTGCACATAAAGCCAAAGCACATAACTTTGACTATGCATTGTGTAATTCTTTCGGATTTGGTGGAACCAATGGTTCGTTGCTATTTAAAAAGCTTGAGTCATAA
- a CDS encoding beta-ketoacyl-ACP synthase III, which produces MHTKILGTGSYLPVQVRSNLDLEKMVDTSDQWIVERTGISERRIAAEDETVTTMGYQAAVKALEMAGIEASELDMIVCGTTSASNAFPAAACEIQKLLGIHTIPAFDIAAACSGFVYALSVANQFVKTGAAKKVLVVGADVLSRLCDPKDRSTVILFGDGAGAAVIGASDQPGIISTHIYADGRQGDLLKCSFPPRASESSEAVSFMTMKGNEVFKFAVTQLSHVVTETLRINNIDKSEIDWLVPHQANFRIIKATAKKLDMSMDKVVLTLSKHGNTSAASVPIALDEAVRDGRIQRGQLILLEAFGGGFAWGSALVRF; this is translated from the coding sequence ATGCATACAAAAATTCTCGGAACTGGTAGTTATCTACCGGTGCAAGTTCGTAGTAATCTCGATCTCGAAAAAATGGTCGATACTTCAGATCAATGGATCGTGGAGCGTACCGGTATTTCAGAGCGTCGTATCGCTGCTGAAGATGAAACCGTTACCACCATGGGCTACCAAGCCGCAGTTAAAGCATTAGAAATGGCCGGTATCGAAGCAAGCGAGTTAGACATGATTGTCTGCGGTACGACAAGTGCCAGTAATGCGTTTCCGGCAGCAGCGTGTGAAATCCAAAAATTACTTGGTATTCATACCATTCCTGCGTTTGATATTGCAGCTGCGTGTTCAGGCTTTGTTTACGCATTGTCGGTAGCGAATCAATTTGTCAAAACAGGCGCTGCTAAAAAGGTTTTAGTGGTCGGTGCAGATGTTTTATCACGCTTGTGCGATCCAAAGGATCGCAGTACGGTAATTTTATTTGGTGATGGCGCCGGCGCCGCCGTTATTGGTGCCAGTGATCAACCTGGGATTATTTCCACCCATATTTATGCTGATGGCCGTCAAGGGGATTTATTGAAATGTTCTTTCCCTCCGCGTGCAAGTGAATCATCAGAAGCGGTAAGCTTTATGACCATGAAAGGTAATGAAGTATTCAAATTTGCTGTTACGCAGTTATCTCATGTGGTAACAGAAACCTTACGCATTAATAATATCGACAAGTCTGAGATTGATTGGTTGGTACCACATCAAGCGAACTTTAGAATTATTAAGGCGACAGCTAAAAAACTAGACATGAGCATGGATAAAGTGGTGTTAACGTTATCCAAGCATGGCAATACTTCAGCGGCTTCAGTGCCAATAGCATTAGATGAAGCTGTGAGAGATGGCCGTATTCAACGTGGGCAACTCATCTTACTCGAAGCCTTTGGCGGCGGGTTTGCTTGGGGAAGCGCCTTAGTTAGGTTCTAA
- the acpP gene encoding acyl carrier protein: MSNIEERVKKIIIEQLGVKEEDVKSAASFVDDLGADSLDTVELVMALEEEFDTEIPDEEAEKITTVQAAIDYVSKNQ; this comes from the coding sequence ATGAGCAACATCGAAGAACGTGTAAAGAAAATCATCATTGAGCAACTTGGCGTTAAAGAAGAAGACGTTAAATCAGCTGCATCATTCGTAGACGATTTAGGTGCAGATTCTCTGGACACTGTGGAATTGGTTATGGCTCTAGAAGAAGAGTTTGACACTGAGATCCCTGATGAAGAAGCTGAAAAGATCACTACTGTTCAAGCAGCGATCGATTACGTTTCAAAAAATCAGTAA
- the fabG gene encoding 3-oxoacyl-ACP reductase FabG has protein sequence MSISLNLAGKIALVTGASRGIGRAISETLVEAGATVIGTATSEKGAAAIQDYLGENGFGLVLNVTDTESVAQLFAQIKEKAGDVDILVNNAGITRDNLLMRMKDDEWQDILDTNLTSLFRLSKPVMRSMMKKRSGRIINIGSVVGTMGNAGQVNYSAAKAGLIGFTKSLAREVASRHITVNAIAPGFIQTDMTDELNEEQQQAIMSQVPMARLGQAQEIANAVLFLASDSAAYITGETLHVNGGMYMV, from the coding sequence ATGAGCATTAGCTTAAATTTAGCCGGTAAAATTGCGTTAGTTACTGGTGCAAGTCGCGGTATTGGCCGTGCAATCAGTGAAACACTCGTTGAAGCTGGCGCCACAGTTATTGGCACCGCAACCAGTGAGAAAGGTGCTGCAGCAATTCAAGATTATCTTGGTGAAAATGGTTTCGGTTTAGTGTTAAATGTGACAGATACTGAATCAGTTGCTCAATTATTCGCCCAGATCAAAGAAAAAGCCGGTGATGTTGATATTCTAGTTAATAATGCAGGTATCACTCGTGATAATTTATTAATGCGAATGAAAGACGATGAGTGGCAGGATATTTTAGATACTAACCTGACATCATTGTTTAGATTATCTAAGCCGGTAATGCGGTCTATGATGAAAAAGCGTAGTGGGCGTATCATTAACATAGGTTCTGTTGTAGGAACCATGGGTAATGCTGGTCAAGTAAACTACTCTGCAGCAAAAGCTGGTTTGATAGGATTTACAAAATCTCTTGCAAGAGAGGTTGCATCTCGTCATATAACAGTTAATGCTATAGCACCTGGATTTATCCAAACAGACATGACTGACGAGCTAAATGAAGAACAGCAGCAAGCAATTATGTCGCAAGTTCCAATGGCTCGATTAGGTCAAGCGCAAGAAATAGCGAATGCTGTACTGTTTCTAGCATCTGACTCAGCTGCTTACATAACGGGTGAGACCCTGCATGTAAATGGCGGAATGTATATGGTTTAA
- a CDS encoding LysR family transcriptional regulator: MNFSLEQLLAFVTVYEQKAFSKAAVKLDKHRTTIGQVITNLEDQLAIKLFERIGRSVEPTEDAVLLYHYAKQAIEQSRTFDRVAMSLAYGGLESVSIGYCSFVPQQLMTLIRHQLLIDLPDMRVNFLVKSKSEIKAGIQDGTIHFGIVNVHESKVINSIDYTFLGNMNFVAYTAADSELAKLKSDETFIKMKSSRQFVLKSMLDDDMAKKVILSSEYEVVDQLSLIIRMVREGLGWSLLPKSINEIEEHPDVLFKIDIEQLKDAINIPIALWNPHSKQVMPVKKIISSMITDYVDEVRQRKILTTQKKPL; the protein is encoded by the coding sequence ATGAATTTTAGTTTGGAACAGCTACTCGCATTTGTGACCGTTTATGAGCAGAAGGCTTTTAGTAAAGCAGCAGTTAAGCTCGATAAGCATCGCACAACTATTGGTCAAGTGATTACCAACTTGGAAGATCAGTTAGCCATTAAACTATTTGAAAGAATTGGTCGCTCAGTTGAACCTACAGAAGATGCGGTTTTACTCTATCACTATGCAAAGCAAGCCATTGAACAATCGAGAACATTTGACAGAGTGGCGATGAGCTTAGCTTATGGTGGACTGGAATCAGTCTCCATTGGATATTGCAGCTTCGTACCTCAACAACTAATGACGCTTATAAGGCATCAACTTTTAATTGATCTCCCAGATATGAGAGTCAATTTCTTAGTTAAGTCGAAATCTGAAATTAAAGCGGGGATTCAAGATGGTACAATTCATTTTGGCATAGTGAATGTTCATGAAAGTAAAGTCATTAATAGTATTGATTATACTTTTTTGGGTAATATGAATTTTGTTGCTTATACAGCCGCCGACTCGGAATTAGCTAAACTAAAATCCGATGAAACCTTTATAAAAATGAAATCTAGCCGCCAATTTGTATTAAAATCAATGCTCGATGATGATATGGCCAAAAAAGTTATTTTATCGTCTGAATATGAGGTTGTGGATCAACTATCCTTAATCATAAGAATGGTACGTGAAGGACTAGGCTGGAGTTTATTACCAAAATCAATCAATGAAATTGAAGAACATCCTGATGTACTATTTAAAATTGATATAGAACAATTAAAAGACGCTATAAATATCCCAATTGCACTTTGGAATCCCCATTCCAAGCAGGTTATGCCAGTAAAGAAAATAATTTCCTCAATGATAACTGATTATGTTGACGAGGTTCGACAGAGAAAAATTTTAACCACTCAGAAAAAGCCTTTGTAA
- a CDS encoding HlyD family secretion protein codes for MFKRYMITLLFVVAALCVMYSEYQTYVDNPWTRDGQVRAYVIQVTPRVTGQIVSINVKDNSRVEKGDVIFEIDPSLYETNFHKAIASNKQAAALVNKAKNELNRAVNLEKLTPGAQSELALNNLQNAVESADANALLAKAQMDEAQLNLAYTKVTAPTDGYITNFNASIGSQVIANSPVVALIDENSFWVEGFFKETDLSNVDVNNKAQVTLLMHDKQLLNGEVQSIGYGISKTDGSTGNALLPNVNPSFEWIRLAQRIPVKIKLKNVPDNIQLRVGMTASIKIQKQHVTNSSSN; via the coding sequence ATGTTTAAACGTTATATGATCACATTGTTATTTGTCGTAGCGGCATTATGCGTTATGTATTCTGAGTACCAAACGTACGTCGATAATCCTTGGACAAGAGACGGCCAAGTCCGTGCTTATGTGATACAAGTGACCCCAAGGGTAACTGGTCAAATAGTGAGTATTAATGTCAAAGATAATAGCCGAGTAGAAAAAGGTGATGTGATATTTGAAATTGATCCAAGCTTATATGAAACCAATTTCCACAAGGCCATTGCCTCAAATAAACAGGCTGCGGCGTTAGTCAATAAAGCGAAGAACGAATTGAATAGGGCGGTTAACTTAGAAAAGCTAACACCTGGAGCACAGTCTGAATTAGCTCTCAATAATCTACAGAATGCTGTTGAATCTGCTGATGCTAATGCTTTATTGGCAAAAGCGCAGATGGATGAAGCACAACTGAATTTAGCTTATACCAAAGTCACAGCACCTACCGATGGTTACATTACCAATTTCAATGCCAGCATTGGTTCACAAGTTATTGCTAATTCACCAGTAGTTGCATTAATTGATGAAAATAGCTTTTGGGTTGAAGGTTTTTTCAAAGAAACAGATTTAAGTAATGTCGATGTTAATAATAAAGCGCAGGTAACATTATTGATGCACGATAAACAACTTCTTAATGGCGAGGTTCAAAGTATAGGATATGGTATTTCTAAAACCGATGGCAGTACCGGTAATGCATTGTTACCTAATGTTAACCCAAGTTTTGAATGGATCCGTTTGGCTCAAAGAATACCAGTAAAAATAAAACTTAAAAATGTCCCTGACAACATTCAATTAAGAGTCGGCATGACGGCATCTATAAAAATTCAAAAGCAACATGTGACTAATTCATCAAGTAACTAA
- the fabD gene encoding ACP S-malonyltransferase, giving the protein MENIAFVFPGQGSQAVGMLADLAVDYPIVTDTFAEASAVLGYDLWALVQDGPADTLNETDKTQPALLTASVALWRVIEASGSVKPSILAGHSLGEYSALVCGGIIDFKDAVKLVELRGQLMQQAVPAGTGAMYAVIGLDNDAIAKACEESANGAVVSPVNFNSPGQVVIAGEKEATERAAAACKAAGAKMAVALPVSVPSHCALMKPAADKLAIALESIQFNQPVISVINNVDVASPDNADSIKDALVRQLYCPVRWSETVELMASQGITDLAEIGPGKVLTGLSKRINKSLKAQAINNAASLTALI; this is encoded by the coding sequence ATGGAAAATATCGCATTTGTTTTCCCAGGCCAAGGCTCACAAGCCGTAGGCATGTTGGCTGATTTAGCCGTCGATTATCCTATTGTTACTGACACCTTTGCAGAGGCAAGTGCAGTACTAGGTTATGATTTATGGGCATTAGTCCAAGACGGCCCTGCAGACACTTTAAATGAAACTGATAAAACTCAGCCTGCATTATTAACTGCAAGTGTTGCATTATGGCGTGTCATTGAAGCAAGTGGTTCAGTTAAACCATCAATATTAGCTGGCCATAGTTTAGGTGAATACTCTGCATTAGTTTGTGGCGGCATTATCGATTTTAAAGACGCGGTCAAGCTAGTTGAATTACGTGGACAGTTAATGCAACAAGCTGTGCCTGCTGGTACTGGTGCTATGTATGCCGTTATCGGTTTAGACAATGATGCTATTGCAAAGGCGTGTGAAGAATCTGCCAATGGTGCTGTTGTAAGCCCGGTAAACTTCAACAGCCCAGGCCAAGTTGTTATTGCTGGCGAAAAAGAAGCAACAGAAAGAGCTGCGGCGGCTTGTAAAGCAGCGGGAGCCAAAATGGCTGTAGCGCTTCCTGTAAGCGTTCCTTCGCACTGTGCTTTAATGAAACCAGCTGCAGATAAACTGGCAATCGCATTAGAAAGCATTCAATTTAATCAACCTGTCATTTCGGTGATTAATAATGTTGATGTTGCAAGCCCTGACAATGCTGATTCCATCAAAGATGCATTGGTTCGTCAGTTATACTGCCCAGTACGTTGGAGTGAAACCGTTGAATTAATGGCAAGTCAGGGGATTACTGATTTGGCTGAAATCGGTCCAGGAAAAGTATTAACGGGTCTGTCAAAAAGAATTAATAAGTCATTAAAGGCGCAAGCAATCAATAATGCTGCATCTTTAACTGCACTAATATAA
- a CDS encoding DUF1656 domain-containing protein, producing the protein MNIMPHEIAIGDVYFPPLLIVAALAYLLTGVVSFISTKLGWYKYVTALAIVELSIFILFIGLISLFITIF; encoded by the coding sequence ATGAACATAATGCCCCATGAAATCGCCATCGGTGATGTCTACTTTCCGCCATTATTGATAGTCGCTGCTTTAGCTTACTTACTCACTGGTGTTGTAAGTTTTATCAGCACCAAACTGGGTTGGTACAAATATGTTACTGCGTTAGCCATCGTTGAGTTATCTATATTCATCTTATTTATTGGGCTTATTAGCCTGTTTATCACAATTTTTTAG